One genomic segment of Peribacillus sp. FSL H8-0477 includes these proteins:
- a CDS encoding aldehyde dehydrogenase family protein has protein sequence MTNLTLEVNEKVQQFLKGPKKLFINGKFVESASGKTFSTPNPATGEVLADVYEADKADIDLAVKAARKAFDEGEWSKMSAASRSRLMYKLADLMEANKTELAQLETLDNGKPISETTNADVPLAVEHMRYYAGWSTKIVGQTIPVAGNYFNYTRHEAVGVVGQIIPWNFPLLMAMWKLGAALATGCTVVLKPAEQTPLSALYLAELIQEAGFPDGVINIVPGFGETAGQALVDHPQVNKIAFTGSTEVGKSIMRSAAYSLKRVTLELGGKSPNIILPDADFSKAIPGALNGVMFNQGQVCCAGSRVFIQKKHYDNVVADMASHAKNIKQGAGLDPNTQIGPLVSQEQQNRVLNYIEKGVSEGAEVLVGGSKPQDDGYFVSPTIFAAVNDEMTIAKEEIFGPVIAAMPYDDIDEVIKRANESDYGLAAGLWTRDISNAHYVASKLRAGTVWVNCYNAFDAASPFGGYKQSGMGREMGSYALNNYTEVKSVWINLG, from the coding sequence ATGACAAATCTTACGTTAGAAGTCAATGAGAAGGTACAGCAGTTTTTAAAAGGTCCTAAGAAACTCTTTATTAATGGTAAATTCGTTGAGAGCGCCTCAGGAAAAACCTTTTCCACTCCCAACCCTGCGACAGGGGAAGTACTTGCTGATGTATATGAAGCAGATAAAGCAGATATTGATTTAGCGGTTAAAGCAGCACGGAAAGCCTTTGATGAAGGTGAATGGTCTAAAATGAGTGCTGCTTCGCGTAGTAGATTAATGTATAAGCTTGCTGATCTTATGGAAGCAAATAAAACCGAACTCGCTCAATTAGAAACACTTGATAACGGAAAGCCTATTAGTGAAACGACAAACGCAGATGTTCCGCTCGCTGTTGAACATATGAGATATTATGCTGGCTGGTCTACAAAAATCGTTGGTCAAACGATTCCTGTTGCCGGCAATTACTTTAATTACACACGTCATGAAGCAGTTGGCGTTGTTGGACAAATTATTCCGTGGAACTTCCCTTTACTCATGGCAATGTGGAAACTTGGTGCAGCACTGGCCACAGGATGTACAGTGGTTTTAAAACCTGCTGAACAAACTCCACTATCTGCTCTTTACCTGGCAGAGCTTATTCAGGAAGCCGGATTCCCTGATGGAGTCATTAATATTGTGCCAGGATTCGGTGAAACAGCTGGGCAAGCACTTGTCGATCATCCACAAGTCAATAAAATTGCCTTTACTGGTTCAACTGAAGTTGGAAAATCTATTATGCGTTCCGCGGCTTACTCTCTAAAACGGGTGACACTAGAGCTTGGCGGAAAATCACCTAATATCATTCTCCCAGATGCGGATTTCTCAAAAGCCATTCCAGGTGCATTGAACGGAGTTATGTTTAACCAAGGACAAGTTTGCTGTGCTGGTTCCCGTGTCTTTATACAGAAAAAACACTATGATAATGTCGTCGCTGATATGGCTTCCCATGCGAAGAACATTAAACAAGGTGCTGGTCTTGATCCAAACACACAAATTGGACCGCTTGTATCCCAAGAACAGCAAAATCGAGTGTTAAATTACATTGAAAAAGGCGTTAGTGAAGGTGCAGAAGTTCTCGTTGGCGGAAGCAAACCACAAGACGATGGTTACTTTGTATCACCAACAATTTTTGCTGCCGTTAATGATGAAATGACAATTGCAAAAGAAGAAATCTTTGGGCCGGTTATCGCTGCAATGCCTTATGATGATATAGATGAGGTGATTAAACGGGCAAATGAAAGTGACTATGGTCTGGCTGCGGGTCTTTGGACACGTGATATATCCAATGCCCATTATGTAGCAAGCAAGCTTCGCGCTGGTACTGTCTGGGTTAACTGCTACAATGCCTTTGATGCCGCTTCACCATTTGGCGGATACAAGCAATCAGGTATGGGTCGTGAAATGGGCTCCTACGCACTTAATAACTACACTGAAGTGAAAAGTGTGTGGATTAACTTAGGTTGA
- a CDS encoding phospholipase D-like domain-containing protein codes for MSVKKLSKVFLLVLLIYVFYVCVTAVAIFYIPIEKEAQLKNVPSFLGKDSTDRVLLLENGYDSGKVRIQMIKEADQSIDIAYYSLGKGETTELFLGALLDAADRGVRIRVLLDGICHGLRGKMSDARYALASHKNIELRYYESVDLLRPWTWHNRLHDKIMTVDQKLSIIGGRNIGDKYLAKKPPEDFVYDRDLLIYNAKQDTESVIVQMHRYMSDLWSHPFTDKPFSDLSKRQIKKGKQSSAALTNTYKEAVSEKKKFVSSSINWEKSSIKANHVSFIHNPIERFHKQPIVWQTLSILAERAQKSVIIQSPYIIPTKPMKKVIPQITNSSAEWTILTNSVKSTPNIMAFSGYLETRDDIVQTDVKLYEYQKPYSIHGKSIVYDQNLSAVGSFNLDSRSAFLNTDSMVLIDSSVFAEQLTKAIEKKITNSLLVAENKQYIESAEERKEKEPIIKGTFLHALSKITIFWRRLI; via the coding sequence ATGTCCGTAAAAAAACTGAGTAAAGTCTTCCTCTTGGTTTTGCTTATCTATGTGTTTTACGTATGTGTAACTGCTGTGGCAATCTTTTATATTCCTATTGAAAAAGAAGCACAACTAAAAAATGTGCCATCATTTTTAGGTAAGGATTCGACGGATCGAGTCTTGCTTCTTGAAAATGGTTATGATTCAGGCAAAGTCCGTATTCAAATGATTAAAGAAGCTGATCAATCTATTGATATTGCCTATTATTCATTGGGAAAAGGGGAAACAACAGAGTTATTTCTTGGAGCTCTTTTGGATGCAGCTGATCGAGGTGTCCGCATTCGCGTTTTATTGGATGGGATCTGTCATGGACTAAGAGGCAAAATGAGCGATGCCCGTTATGCTCTGGCCTCACACAAAAACATTGAACTAAGGTATTATGAATCAGTTGATCTCTTGAGGCCTTGGACTTGGCATAACCGTCTCCATGATAAAATTATGACTGTTGATCAGAAGCTAAGTATCATTGGCGGCAGAAATATAGGGGATAAATATTTAGCAAAGAAACCTCCTGAAGATTTTGTTTATGACCGCGACTTACTTATTTATAATGCTAAACAGGATACAGAAAGTGTTATTGTTCAAATGCACAGGTATATGAGTGATTTATGGAGTCATCCATTTACCGATAAACCATTTTCTGATCTTTCGAAACGGCAAATAAAAAAAGGGAAGCAAAGCAGTGCGGCGTTAACAAATACCTACAAAGAAGCTGTTAGTGAAAAAAAGAAATTTGTCAGCTCATCTATTAATTGGGAAAAATCGAGTATAAAAGCCAATCATGTGTCATTTATACATAATCCGATTGAACGTTTCCATAAGCAACCGATTGTCTGGCAAACACTTAGCATCCTTGCAGAAAGAGCACAAAAATCGGTCATCATACAAAGTCCCTATATCATTCCCACTAAGCCAATGAAAAAGGTTATACCACAAATAACAAATTCTTCAGCGGAATGGACGATTCTCACGAACTCTGTTAAATCAACGCCTAATATCATGGCCTTTTCCGGCTACCTTGAAACGAGAGATGACATCGTACAAACAGACGTAAAGCTATATGAGTATCAAAAACCGTATTCCATACACGGAAAATCAATTGTCTATGACCAGAACTTAAGTGCTGTCGGGTCATTTAATCTAGACTCACGCTCAGCCTTTTTAAATACCGACTCCATGGTCTTAATTGACAGCTCAGTATTTGCAGAACAGCTGACTAAGGCCATAGAAAAGAAAATAACCAACAGTCTCCTTGTGGCAGAAAACAAACAATACATTGAGTCAGCCGAAGAACGAAAAGAAAAAGAACCTATTATAAAGGGAACCTTCCTGCATGCCCTTTCGAAAATCACAATATTTTGGAGAAGACTTATTTAA
- the helD gene encoding RNA polymerase recycling motor HelD has protein sequence MADWELEKIHEQNRVNELKRKVHYESNRLQKLLGTAGSEIKSIKKNFWDDVTVNLEDAHEAAETHASIRQQSELLSERERRHKHSIEQVKLLNRLVKTPYFGRIDFLETDEKNVEQIYIGVGSFYDEESSSFLVYDWRAPISSVYYDYSVGPARYEAPEGIIAGTLELKRQFVIRSGEIISMFDTGITIGDELLQKVLGKQADSQMKSIVATIQKEQNTIIRNTKSRLLIVHGAAGSGKTSAALQRAAYLLYRFRDQLSSEQLLLFSPNPLFNSYVSSVLPELGEANMQQTTFQQYLNQRLGDVFDIEDLFQQMEYVLSSIDDEEYEARLEGIRFKSSQTFLQEIDFLLNTLKQAGMIFKPIYFRREKIFSAEEIYQYFYQLGNELSLPARMNLTVDKIRKEVRKRELEERKKAWVEEEMQYLDKGEYLKSYRKSLKAEEHEFNGIDSETQYLASAIVKKRFKSLYRKINEFAFVDTEAIYRTLFEVKHKKEVNHWGLVCKQSIEEMDQGRLFYEDATPYLYLKDQLEGFKVNTRVRYLFIDEAQDYSSFQFAFLAKLFPHCKMTILGDPNQTIVAHGEMIGGTDVLTSLFTEAETEKVVLKRSYRSTKEIVQFTREIVKDGGSIEPFNRPGQKPVVFTVKDEQQYMLCLEKAIQRLQDLGLQNIALIGKNAAESENVYKELKSKLEIKLVSKGKSEFEDGLLVIPTYLAKGIEFDAVIILNASKDRYYLERERNLFYTSCTRAMHELCLISIGAVSPFISEMSKGLYTGVKWC, from the coding sequence ATGGCGGACTGGGAGTTAGAGAAAATTCACGAACAAAATAGGGTGAATGAATTGAAGCGAAAGGTACACTACGAATCAAATCGGCTGCAGAAACTTCTCGGTACTGCTGGTTCTGAAATCAAATCGATTAAGAAAAACTTTTGGGATGATGTTACTGTGAATTTGGAAGATGCGCATGAAGCAGCAGAAACACATGCAAGCATCCGGCAGCAGTCTGAGCTGTTATCTGAACGTGAAAGGCGGCATAAACATTCTATTGAGCAGGTTAAATTGTTAAACCGTTTAGTGAAGACTCCTTATTTTGGGCGGATTGATTTTCTTGAAACGGATGAAAAAAATGTCGAACAAATCTACATCGGGGTAGGTTCCTTTTATGATGAAGAAAGTTCTTCATTTTTAGTTTATGACTGGAGGGCGCCTATTTCTAGTGTGTATTATGATTATTCAGTGGGACCGGCTAGGTACGAGGCTCCTGAAGGAATAATTGCAGGTACGTTGGAGTTGAAACGGCAATTTGTCATCCGAAGTGGTGAAATTATAAGTATGTTTGATACGGGGATAACAATTGGTGATGAATTGCTCCAGAAAGTTTTGGGGAAACAGGCGGATTCGCAAATGAAAAGCATTGTAGCCACCATTCAGAAAGAGCAGAATACGATTATTAGAAATACGAAAAGCAGACTTCTTATTGTACATGGGGCAGCCGGCAGCGGAAAAACATCGGCTGCACTACAACGAGCAGCCTATCTTTTATATCGATTCCGGGATCAGCTTAGCAGTGAACAATTACTATTATTTTCGCCTAATCCACTATTTAATAGTTATGTATCTAGTGTCTTGCCTGAACTTGGTGAAGCAAATATGCAGCAAACGACTTTCCAGCAGTATTTAAATCAGCGTTTGGGTGATGTATTTGACATTGAAGATCTTTTTCAGCAAATGGAATATGTATTGAGTTCAATTGATGATGAAGAATATGAAGCAAGACTAGAGGGAATTCGTTTTAAATCCTCACAAACTTTTTTACAAGAAATTGACTTCCTGTTAAATACTTTGAAACAAGCTGGGATGATCTTTAAACCGATATATTTTAGAAGGGAGAAAATCTTTTCTGCAGAAGAAATCTATCAATATTTCTATCAACTAGGTAATGAACTATCCTTGCCTGCTAGAATGAATTTGACTGTTGATAAAATACGTAAAGAGGTAAGAAAAAGAGAGCTGGAAGAACGTAAGAAGGCTTGGGTAGAAGAAGAAATGCAGTATCTTGATAAAGGTGAATATCTTAAAAGCTATCGTAAGTCTCTTAAAGCTGAGGAACATGAATTCAATGGAATAGACAGTGAAACGCAATATCTTGCATCGGCGATAGTGAAAAAACGATTTAAGAGTCTTTATAGAAAAATTAATGAGTTTGCTTTTGTAGATACAGAGGCAATCTATCGAACATTATTTGAGGTGAAACATAAGAAAGAGGTAAATCATTGGGGACTAGTATGCAAACAGTCTATCGAGGAAATGGATCAGGGGAGACTCTTCTACGAAGATGCAACACCTTATTTATATTTAAAAGATCAACTTGAAGGCTTTAAGGTTAACACAAGGGTGCGTTATTTGTTTATTGATGAGGCTCAGGACTATTCTTCCTTTCAATTTGCTTTTTTAGCGAAACTTTTCCCCCATTGCAAAATGACCATTTTAGGAGATCCTAATCAGACTATCGTTGCTCATGGTGAAATGATAGGAGGAACAGATGTCTTAACATCACTCTTCACAGAAGCAGAAACCGAGAAGGTTGTGTTAAAAAGAAGTTACCGTTCTACTAAAGAAATCGTCCAATTCACCCGAGAAATCGTAAAAGACGGGGGAAGCATTGAGCCCTTTAATCGACCAGGTCAAAAACCAGTAGTATTCACAGTCAAAGACGAGCAGCAATACATGTTATGTTTAGAAAAAGCGATTCAACGCTTACAAGACCTGGGGCTTCAAAATATTGCTTTAATAGGAAAGAATGCTGCTGAAAGTGAAAATGTCTATAAAGAATTAAAGAGTAAATTGGAGATCAAACTAGTGAGTAAAGGTAAGTCTGAATTTGAAGATGGACTCCTTGTGATTCCGACGTATCTAGCGAAGGGCATTGAGTTTGATGCGGTGATTATCCTGAATGCTTCGAAGGATCGATATTACTTAGAAAGGGAACGAAACCTTTTTTATACATCGTGCACAAGAGCCATGCATGAGCTTTGCTTGATTTCCATCGGGGCTGTTTCGCCGTTTATCTCCGAGATGAGTAAAGGCTTGTATACAGGTGTAAAGTGGTGTTAA
- a CDS encoding M20 peptidase aminoacylase family protein has protein sequence MKDLINQLKPELNDVFEHLHQIPEVGWQEHNTTAYIADYLYKKGFRVRTFPDCTGLFVEVGKGDLCIAVRTDIDALWQEVDGEFKANHSCGHDAHMTMIIGTMLLMKKLGFPSGIRFKFIFQPAEEKGSGALKLIDLGIMDDVNFLYGVHLRPIQEMADGFASPAIYHGASRFIEGRIIGEDAHGARPHLGHNAIEIGAKLIQEIQGIHLDPMVPYSAKLTKFLAGGSSGNIIPGKAAFSIDVRAQNNQTIEALYSRIEAIADSLSSLHDVKIPLEIMGNTAAARVGAAAKESMKSAIIDTIGKEKLIDPIVTSGGEDFHFYTLKGPGIQAAMLGLGCGLTPGLHHPQMIFNREAMYTGIEILTKTVINTAKAHQVNAKKTR, from the coding sequence GTGAAAGATCTCATTAATCAGCTGAAACCAGAATTAAATGATGTATTTGAACATTTACATCAAATTCCGGAAGTTGGTTGGCAGGAGCATAACACAACCGCCTATATAGCTGACTATTTATATAAAAAGGGGTTTAGGGTGCGGACATTTCCAGACTGTACAGGATTATTTGTAGAAGTCGGTAAAGGCGATTTATGCATCGCGGTTCGTACGGATATTGATGCATTATGGCAGGAAGTAGATGGGGAGTTCAAGGCGAATCATTCCTGCGGTCATGATGCACATATGACGATGATCATTGGGACGATGCTTCTGATGAAGAAACTGGGTTTTCCTTCAGGTATTCGTTTTAAATTCATTTTTCAGCCCGCGGAAGAAAAGGGCAGCGGAGCGCTTAAACTAATTGATTTGGGAATAATGGATGATGTGAATTTCTTATATGGTGTTCATCTTCGTCCTATACAGGAAATGGCGGATGGGTTTGCCTCACCGGCAATCTACCACGGTGCCTCTAGATTCATTGAAGGCAGAATTATTGGTGAAGATGCTCATGGTGCTCGTCCGCATCTTGGTCATAATGCAATAGAGATTGGGGCTAAACTGATTCAAGAAATACAAGGCATACATCTTGATCCAATGGTACCTTACTCTGCAAAATTAACTAAATTTCTAGCAGGAGGCAGTTCAGGTAATATCATTCCCGGCAAGGCAGCGTTTAGTATCGATGTCAGGGCACAAAACAATCAAACCATTGAAGCACTTTATTCCAGAATCGAAGCCATAGCAGACTCACTTTCAAGCCTTCATGATGTAAAAATACCGCTTGAAATAATGGGGAATACAGCTGCAGCCCGCGTAGGTGCTGCGGCTAAAGAATCAATGAAATCAGCTATTATTGATACGATTGGAAAAGAAAAATTGATTGATCCAATTGTCACTTCCGGCGGGGAAGATTTTCACTTTTATACGTTAAAAGGGCCTGGTATTCAGGCTGCGATGCTTGGACTTGGCTGCGGTCTTACACCGGGCCTTCACCATCCACAAATGATATTTAACCGTGAAGCTATGTATACGGGCATTGAAATTCTGACAAAAACGGTTATAAATACAGCTAAAGCTCATCAAGTAAATGCAAAAAAAACACGTTAA
- a CDS encoding MFS transporter, whose translation MAKKKKPLSSRKLLSIAGLGWMFDALDVGMLSFIIVALQKEWSLTTEQVGWIGSVNSIGMAIGALVFGAMADRVGRKNVFIITLLLFSIGSGLSALTTSLALFLLLRLLIGMGLGGELPVASTLVSESVSADKRGRVVVLLESFWAAGWLIAALISYFIIPVYGWRIALLLSAVPALYALYLRLNLPDSPRYTALERKQKPSILQNMKSVWAKEYAKQTLVLWILWFCVVFSYYGMFLWLPSVMVMKGFSMIKSFEYVLIMTLAQLPGYFTAAWFIEKYGRKFVLVTYLLGTAVSAYFFGTAEELPLLLTSGIMLSFFNLGAWGGLYAYTPEQYPTSIRGTGSGMAAAAGRIGGILGPLLVGYLVAAGKDISIIFTIFTIAIVVGAAVVLIFGKETKNTVLKD comes from the coding sequence ATGGCAAAGAAAAAGAAACCTTTATCAAGTCGTAAATTATTGAGTATTGCCGGTCTTGGCTGGATGTTTGATGCCCTCGATGTAGGGATGCTTTCATTTATTATTGTAGCCTTGCAGAAGGAATGGAGTTTAACGACCGAACAAGTTGGCTGGATTGGAAGCGTTAATTCTATTGGGATGGCAATAGGTGCCTTAGTATTTGGAGCTATGGCAGATCGGGTTGGCCGGAAGAATGTGTTTATTATTACTTTGCTGTTATTTTCAATTGGCAGTGGATTATCTGCCCTTACAACATCGTTAGCGTTATTTTTACTTCTTCGCTTGCTGATTGGGATGGGATTAGGCGGGGAACTGCCTGTTGCTTCAACGCTTGTTTCTGAAAGTGTTTCAGCCGATAAACGAGGAAGAGTAGTTGTACTTCTTGAAAGCTTTTGGGCTGCAGGGTGGTTAATCGCGGCATTGATATCTTATTTTATCATTCCAGTGTATGGATGGCGGATTGCGTTGCTCTTAAGTGCTGTACCGGCTTTATATGCACTATATTTACGTTTGAATCTTCCAGATTCGCCTAGGTATACAGCATTGGAGAGAAAACAGAAACCTTCTATTCTACAGAATATGAAAAGTGTTTGGGCTAAAGAGTATGCTAAACAGACACTTGTTTTATGGATTCTTTGGTTCTGTGTGGTCTTTTCTTATTATGGAATGTTTCTATGGCTACCGAGTGTCATGGTTATGAAAGGATTTAGTATGATCAAGAGCTTTGAGTATGTATTAATCATGACACTGGCTCAGCTTCCGGGTTATTTCACTGCAGCATGGTTTATTGAAAAATATGGACGGAAATTCGTGCTTGTTACCTACTTATTAGGTACGGCAGTCAGTGCATATTTCTTTGGAACAGCTGAGGAACTACCCTTGTTACTCACATCTGGTATTATGCTTTCCTTCTTTAATTTAGGTGCTTGGGGCGGGTTATATGCTTACACTCCAGAGCAGTATCCCACCTCCATCAGGGGAACGGGTTCCGGGATGGCAGCTGCTGCAGGAAGAATTGGCGGCATTTTAGGACCGCTTTTAGTCGGTTATTTAGTTGCAGCAGGTAAAGATATCTCAATCATATTCACCATTTTTACTATAGCCATTGTAGTTGGGGCTGCTGTTGTACTCATTTTTGGTAAAGAAACGAAAAATACAGTGCTCAAGGATTAA
- the fbpA gene encoding Fur-regulated basic protein FbpA: protein MTELLKTIETRKALLIEELLKRGVYKTSDEKHLYDATIKVLEDEFSLAKINEAAPTINSVST, encoded by the coding sequence TTGACCGAATTATTAAAAACAATAGAAACCAGAAAAGCTCTGTTAATAGAAGAACTACTTAAGCGGGGCGTATATAAAACATCTGATGAAAAGCATTTATATGATGCAACAATAAAAGTACTTGAAGATGAATTTTCACTTGCTAAAATCAACGAAGCGGCACCGACTATTAATTCTGTGAGTACCTAG
- a CDS encoding aminopeptidase — translation MNRFKENLENYAELAVKVGVNVQPGQTLVVNSTLEGAELVRIIVRKAYEIGARNVIVNWNDDIVNRTKFELAPDEIFNEYPEWRAKETIELSENGAAFLSVISSSPDLLKNVKRERIANSQKASGMALKKWRQYMQSDKISWSIVAVPSQAWADKVFPDEAEENRIEKLWDAIFTATRADVDQPVEAWKKHDDTLHEKVDYLNEKNYQKLHYTAPGTDLTIELPEKHLWVGAGSINEKGHSFMANMPTEEVFTVPLKTGVNGTVTSTKPLSYSGNIINHFSITFKEGRIVDVKAEQGEEILKQLVETDEGSHYLGEVALVPFHSPISESNILFYNTLFDENASNHLAIGSSYAFCIEGGKTMNQQELAENGLNESLTHVDFMIGSAKMNIDGIKPDGSSEPVFRNGDWAF, via the coding sequence ATGAATCGCTTTAAAGAGAATTTAGAAAATTATGCTGAACTTGCCGTAAAAGTCGGCGTCAATGTACAGCCTGGGCAGACTCTCGTTGTCAACTCGACACTTGAAGGGGCAGAGCTTGTTCGTATTATAGTCAGAAAAGCCTATGAAATTGGCGCCCGTAACGTGATTGTGAATTGGAATGATGATATCGTTAATCGAACCAAATTTGAATTGGCTCCTGATGAAATTTTCAACGAATATCCCGAATGGCGTGCAAAAGAAACCATTGAGCTATCCGAAAATGGAGCAGCTTTCTTATCAGTCATTTCCAGCAGTCCTGACCTATTAAAAAACGTCAAAAGGGAACGGATTGCCAATTCCCAAAAAGCTTCCGGAATGGCATTGAAGAAATGGCGTCAATATATGCAATCAGACAAAATCAGCTGGTCAATCGTAGCCGTCCCATCGCAAGCTTGGGCAGATAAAGTCTTCCCAGATGAAGCAGAAGAAAATAGAATAGAAAAGCTTTGGGATGCAATCTTCACCGCTACAAGAGCTGATGTAGACCAACCAGTAGAAGCATGGAAAAAACATGATGATACACTTCATGAAAAAGTGGACTACCTAAATGAAAAAAATTATCAAAAATTGCACTATACCGCACCTGGCACTGATTTAACCATTGAACTTCCAGAAAAACATCTTTGGGTTGGCGCTGGCAGCATTAATGAAAAAGGACATTCCTTCATGGCGAATATGCCGACCGAAGAAGTGTTCACTGTTCCATTAAAAACAGGTGTAAACGGAACCGTTACGAGTACTAAACCACTTAGCTACAGTGGGAATATTATCAACCACTTCAGTATTACCTTTAAAGAGGGGCGGATTGTTGACGTCAAAGCCGAACAAGGTGAAGAAATACTTAAGCAATTGGTTGAAACTGACGAAGGCTCCCACTACCTTGGCGAAGTTGCACTAGTACCCTTCCATTCACCTATTTCTGAATCGAATATTCTATTCTACAACACCCTATTCGACGAAAACGCCTCTAACCATCTAGCTATCGGAAGCTCTTATGCTTTCTGTATTGAAGGCGGAAAAACAATGAATCAACAGGAACTTGCCGAAAATGGCCTTAACGAAAGCCTTACACATGTTGACTTCATGATCGGTTCAGCCAAAATGAACATCGACGGTATCAAACCCGACGGATCAAGCGAACCTGTCTTCCGTAATGGGGATTGGGCGTTTTAA
- a CDS encoding DUF7010 family protein yields MTQSSKTITASALRGTASGVIFMAVFGTLWAYTGIMGLEGLGGPLLLLIAAAIGIALLSCGVSLIRATRELTNQVSRDDLRHEKRRMVWFNVIFAAEGLAIAITIAISNVTHHTELIPVIIAIIVGVHFLPLASLFHVKLYYVTGALLCLLAISTWLFLPEKISLGEHQIHTFMSVVGLGSALILWGTSLAIWLMGRSLKYPTKNER; encoded by the coding sequence GTGACACAATCATCAAAAACGATTACTGCTTCTGCTTTACGCGGAACGGCATCTGGGGTAATTTTCATGGCGGTTTTCGGTACTCTTTGGGCGTACACAGGAATTATGGGATTAGAAGGCTTGGGAGGGCCATTATTGTTACTTATTGCTGCGGCCATCGGTATAGCACTACTCAGCTGCGGAGTCTCATTAATCCGAGCAACGCGGGAATTGACGAATCAGGTCTCAAGAGATGACCTAAGGCACGAGAAGCGTAGAATGGTTTGGTTTAACGTTATTTTTGCCGCAGAGGGTTTGGCCATAGCAATCACGATTGCTATCAGTAATGTTACTCATCACACTGAACTTATCCCGGTTATAATAGCTATCATTGTCGGTGTTCATTTTCTCCCGCTGGCTTCTCTATTCCACGTCAAACTCTATTATGTTACAGGCGCATTGCTTTGTTTACTGGCGATTAGTACATGGCTGTTTTTACCTGAAAAAATTTCACTCGGGGAGCATCAAATTCATACATTTATGTCTGTGGTTGGGTTGGGCTCTGCCTTAATTCTGTGGGGTACTAGTCTTGCAATTTGGCTGATGGGCAGAAGCTTAAAGTATCCTACAAAAAATGAAAGGTAA
- a CDS encoding aspartyl-phosphate phosphatase Spo0E family protein, with the protein MATMSYHLIIEEKRKEMIQLAEDYGYTSTLTVQASQELDYLLNTFSPSYQSSLVSSN; encoded by the coding sequence ATGGCAACAATGTCCTATCATCTTATCATTGAAGAAAAACGCAAGGAAATGATACAGTTGGCAGAAGATTACGGCTATACAAGCACCCTGACTGTTCAGGCAAGTCAAGAGCTGGATTATTTGCTAAACACCTTCTCTCCGAGTTACCAATCTTCTCTCGTTTCTTCGAATTAG